The DNA window TTTGTTCAATATTTTTGATGAATTATGTCTGTGTACAGATTGATTATGAGGTTAATGATGGAGTCACACCTGTGTCTGGTGATGTTGTGGCTATTCCTAAGTATAGTAGAGGTGTGAATAAGGTTTCTGGAAAACAGCCTGGATTTGAATTGTTTGTGGAAAAAGATGGTTATTTTGGTGAAATTGGTGATCAATTCGGCTTTGATTTAGTTGGTAGAGGAATTGAAGTGGGATTAAAAGATTCTTGTATTGAGGTATAATCATGTTATATAAATTTCTGATAATGTTATTTCTGACtgttttatttgatataataatgtggtgataatatgatgataataatatttttgtgattttacaAAATGTCAATAAGGATGCTTCTGAAGTTGATACTTCTAAACCAACCATGTTAGATCAATTTATGCAAGATGAAGTTGATAAGCTTGCTGATGTTTGTAGCGATGAGTTTTTGCTAACTCCGGTTGATGCTAATTCTGAAAAGGTTGATTTGGCTGTTCCTTCTAATAAGATTTATTTAGAGAAGGTAAATGAATCTGATGAGATAGCTGATCTTGCTGCTGCGGAGttagatgtatcaaatattgtTGCTTCGTTGTCTGTTTATATTCCAACTGAGGtatttataaaatgaatttagTTTTGTtagtttgttttagtttttgttAACTTGTGTTTTTACTGCGTGTTCTGTTATTTATGTAGAAAAAGTTGAATGAATCGGCTGTTTTAGCTGTAAAGCCTGTTTCACCTAAAATCGCAGATAAAAATGACGACACAGTTCCTGTTGTAAAAAGTAGACTaaaagtaatatattttattttgttaccaCTATTTAATTCTggtattctttttatttattttatttataatttatgacTGTTTATTGGAACAACTTGTTTTTAAAAGGAAAGCAGTTCAGGTTGATATACCGGCTGAATATGCCGTGATTGAGCGAATAAGGAATTTAGACTCGGAAGACAAAGTTAAATCAATGAGGCTGACTTTTACAAATCATTGCCCTTTGTTGATGGAAAGTGTTCATGATATGTGCAATCAATTTTGGCTTTCTGAGTTTAATGACTGGATTGAAACTAACGCGCATAAGAGAAAACATCAAACGTAAGTTTTTTTGTTAtcatgttttcatttgtttaattGCTTTAAATACTAACTTTGTATTTTCCAGCAATGAAATTTACTATCCAAGAGAAAAGATATTACGCCCAGGATTTAGGCTTGGTGGAGAGGAAATTACTATAAAAGATTTCTTCCATAAGTTGAATACACCTGGTGGTTATTTGGAATCGAGTGTAAGTAGCATTTATTCaacttattattatttgtatatatttgataactacatgataatgttatgattgggttatgataatgtaatataTTTAGTGAATTCAATCATTATTATGCTtattgataatatgatgataaggttatgatactatatatttttatgattttattgttaatattatcatacttctgttttatgataagtttatgataatattatttataggtTCATGATAATTTCATGATAAGGAAGATGTACTGTTATTTAGTTTTATGATAATTGAATATTAGTATGTAATATTATTAGAATTTCTTGATATTGTTAttgttatatttatattcaatttgttttttttgtttcagcATATTGATTGCCAGTTTACGTACCTGCGAAAGAAGTGTATTTTTTTGAACAACAGCTATAGTGTTTGTGGAAATTGGTTTGATCAGTATGTGCAGAATGGATATCGACTCTACCTTGAGAATCAAAATGTCACTGATCTGCCACAGTTTGAtgcaatatataattttatagttgGAGAGGATGAACTTTATAAGAAGGCATGGGGTGATCTGAAGTTCATACTTTTTTTTCAGTCATCTTAAAATTGATGGCGAATTTAAAGACCATTTTATTCTTGCCAAGCTGAGTTTTGATGAAAGGTGCTTCTATGTGTATAATTCTTCTAGGAATCTGCTATATGATGAGCCTGTACGCGAAGCTATGACTGCATATTCAACGTTACTGCCATTAATTTTGAACTATGTTGGATTTTACGATCGTACTGATATCAACAATTCAACTCAGTTTATTATGTTGGCAAGAAAACAACTGATCCATTTGCAGTAGCTTTTATTGATGACCTTTCTGTTCAACAAAATTCGTAagattctttaatttttaagttctgttttgttttttatttattaagtttaattagaaaCTGATATTGTGTTTTAAAATACATGCAGAGATTGTGGTGTGTATGCTACTGCTTTTGCTGAATATTTGATTGAAGGGAAGCGTATTCCGAAGGCTCTTCGTATTAAACAAATACGTAACATATATGCAGTTAATCTTTTCATGTATGGTAGGTGGAAGAACAAGAGTGGTTACGTGTCTGATTGAAttgtaaattttgtttttgttgtatatttgttgatttgttttacagttttagtaatgtttgacaattttatttttttgttaatactATTAAGAAaggatttgattttataatgatatgataagtgtatgataattataagtgtatgataattatatttttcttatcttACTACTTTCATGATAGTTATATGATAATAAAAGTACAGTGATCACGCATATATGATAATTAGTAAATTTGAACatgtaattattgtttttacaGATTACTATATGCTAAGGATGTGATACAAGATATTTGAATGAAGTGAAGAGTATTCAGGGTAGTCTTcatattgaatattttttttaatgtttaatctttCATGTATGTTAGTAAAACAaaattgtttgtttattataatGATTTTTGAATGTTGCTGATGGTATTATGTCaattaatttgtttgtttaaatttttgagATATAATTATGGAAGTATAACTAAATGATAACTAAATGATAAGTATATGATAATTCATGATAAGTGTATGATAATTAGTATGTTAATCAAATGATTTATTATGAATGTCATATGATATTAACATGATAAATGTATGACAATCAAATGAAAAGTTTATGATAATCAGTATGTTAATCATGTGAGAATTATATGATATTAACATGATAAGTGTATGAAATGAGtatgattttaaaatgataacatattttaaaaagtataatataatatgataaGCATATgataacatatttttaaaactttttcttACAGATTATTATTCCAAATTTATAACAATAATTCATGATAAGTGTATGATAATTAAATGACAAGTGTATGATAATCAGTATATTTATCATTTAGTATCATGATAAGTGTATGATATTCTTACAGATTACTACTCCAAACAATTTACAAATGAAAAGTGCatgataataatttttgaattgttaaatttttattaaatgaaaaaagaaatggAATATTTCAATTACATAATAACAGTTCTATTTCTTTTTTGGCATATTCCTACAAGTTTTACGATTATGTCCATAAGCTCTACACCATGTACACCTGTTCTGTGTCTGTTGTTCTACTGCTCCTTTTATTCTTCTCTTCTTTGGCTTTCCTGCTTTAATTCTGCCAACAGAAGGTAAGATAATATAATTTTCTACCTCAGTAGGTATATCCCATGTGTCTTCTTTATCTACAGGGTATACAACTTCTTCATATGTAGCAAGCATCTCTTCATTTGTGAAGTAATTTGAGCAGTATTCATGCGGGTCTTGATGCTTGTCATAACATACAGCAGAAGCATGCCTACAAGGAAGCATATCTACTTGAAATTTGTTGCATGTGCAAGTCATATCCTTCATGTTAACAGTAAAAGTACTTCCCAAGTTAATCACACTGAATATGTATTCATCTGAAGTTCCATCCACCTGATGACCAGAAGATAAAATTCAACATATGATAAAtcaatgataatgttatgatagtCAGATGATAAGCTTATGATCGTCAGATGATAAATTTTGGATAGTCAGATGATAATGTTTATGATATTATGATAGTAAGATGATAACCATGAATTTAATAATTGTTGTAAGCTAATTTATGATTTACCTTGAGTTCCATTGATTCTAAGTAGTTTTCCCTAAAAAGAGTTTCATATTTAGTTGACAACTTTGTGAAAGTTTCTTTAGCAAGATTTTTGTTTTTGCAGCTCCATCTTTGAACCAAGTTCCTTAAGTATTCCATAAGCATTGTAACTGGTAATTCTCTTGCTCTGTTAACTGCTGCATTAAATGACTCTGTTGTATTAGATGTCAAAATATTGTACCTTTTGTTCACAAATTGTGATACTGCCCACTTTTTCAATCCAACCCCATTGAGATATTCTGTAAGTTTTGGACTGGTCTTGTGTAGTTTGTCCATATGTATTTTGAACTCTGTTTTTGTATAAGCTCTTGCTGCTGCCATGAAcagatctttaatttttttgttctttttcttGAATTTGTATTTCACATTATTCAGTAAATGATAAATGCAAATGTCATGTTGAACTTCTCCTTCAAAAACACTCTCTATTGCTTTTTTGATGCTGTCATGTCTATCTGAAATTATACACATTTCTTCTCTTATACCAAACACAGATTTGATGTTAGTAAAAAACCAATTCCACGATGCATCATTTTCTGAATCAGTAACTGCAAATGCAAGGGGGAATATTTTTCCTGcaatatataatatgatattaaattaatatatgcaataaaataagataatgatatgctattataatattatgataatgctATGATAAGCAGATGATAATTGTGTGATAATGTAAatatactgtgataatattatgataattctATTTACAATCTGATTTTAATTCTATTATCATCAGAAGATTATAGGATGAAAcaattatgataatgtaatgataaaCTCATGAATAATTTGATTATAAGTATTATTTGCTTACCAGCTGCGTCATGCGTTGAAGCTTAAAAAAGAGTACCTCCATATGGACTTTTCAAAAAGGTTCCATCCACAATCATAATAGGAATACAGTGATTCCATCCACTTATTGATGCCTTTAGTGACATGAAAGCATAGAGAAATGAATTATTCTCATCTTTTTTCAACATTACAACTGAACCTAGATTTGTTTGCTGTATCATGTAAAAATATCTTGGTAGTTGAGCAAATGAATTTTCTGGTTTTCCTCTTAGAAGCTCCATTGCTATTTCTCTACATTTTCAAGCCTTCCAGTAATCCAACTTAATGCGATAATCATTTATCATATCTCTGATTATGTCATTAGGTGTATAAATTGTCTTGACATCCAACAAATTTGGTTTTATGATTTTTGCTATTGTTCTTGAGCTGACATATTTATTTTCTCCCATTCTAACCTCCAATGAACATGTATGACTATTATTGAATTTTCGCACCTGAAACATTTTGGTATGTCCAATCCTTGATGCATAAAATTTCCATTCACAATAGTCATCGATGCATTTTAACCGGTACTGTCTCGTGCAGGATTTTACAACCTGTATCATTTATGATATGTGTATGATAATTAGTGATATGATAATAGAAAAGATAAACAgattattgtattttaaaaataaaataaaataaaaggatataatataatattacctTATATTGAAAATGGTCTGCTAATCCATACAGACTCATATCTGTTATTAGTGTCTCTTTGTCTATGAATATTCCTCCTTCTTCTATTTTCTGATTTACTTGTATGTTTGGAGCAATATTTTCTTCAAAGTCATGTTCTTGAAGATTTTCTTGAAGGTTGCAGATGAGCTTTGCATATTCAATCATATCCATATTTGTGTTAGATATTTCTTTTGATCCATATGACTGATCATAGAGCAGTGATGTATTGTCTTCATAAACAAAACTTGAATTGTTTTCTTTGTTTGCagctgatgatgatgatgattccATTAACTGCTTAgattctattttattaataacaacACAAATTAGATATTTTGTGAAattattttcattcttctttaACTTTAAATAGAATCTGAGACTTCCTTCGTCTTCAATTTTCATTGGAGGATAATTGTCACGTATCAGAAATTTTATATCTAACTGAACTGCACTATCTTGTAGAAGCAAACGTTGATATACTATTTCATAAAATTCTTTGAATGTGCATTCCATTTCCAATAAAAGTCCTGTTATTTGGAAGTCAATAAACCTGCCTTCGTCAGTCCATTGTTCATTATGATGCATTAAGATTtgaatattttctattttctgcatgttataaaaatatgattagCTTATGAAAAATATATGATAAGAATATGATAATCATATTCTTTTATCATCAAGCTAAAGCAGTTATCACCAAGGTATTCTATGAGCagattatcatcatattatcatcataatattttaacacatattctttatgataaatatatgataagaATATGATAAGCTGAGTCTAAAGCAGTTATCACCAAGGTATCGTCAGATTATCATATCATGACAAATAACTTAAGATACAAGTTATATTACATATACTTCCATGATAACAGCTCAGTGTAGCAGTTATCACCAAGGTAATTGCAGATTATCATCATATCATCaccataatatttttaacatatattatttatgataaatatatgataagaATATAATAAGCTGAGTCTAAAGTAGTTATCACCAAGGTATCATCAGATTATCATATCATCACAAATAACTTAAGATACAAGTTATATTACATATACTTTCATGATAACAGCTCAGTGTAGcacattatcatcatattatcatcataCTACTAAATCATCATACTAATAAAACATATAGAATCAGCAGTTATCACCAATGTTatcattttatcataatattatcatatcataTCTCACTCTAATTCTCAGGAAGTTATCATCACATTATAATCGTGTTAGCACAGATAAATTCAGATAGAAGCTTTGAGAACATTATCATCATGTTATCACATATACTTTCATGATAACAGCTCAGTGTAATTCTAGAGCAGTTATCATCAAGGTATTAGcacattatcatcatattatgaaAAATACATTCAGATAGAAGCTTTGAGCACATTATCATCATGTTATCACAAATACATTCAGATAGAAGTATTATTACATATACTTACATGATAACATCTAACTTTAATTCTCAGCCAGTTATCATCAAAGTATGAGTAAATATCATCATGTTATCATAAATACATTTAGATACAAGTTTTATTACATATACTTCCATGATAACATCTAACTTTAATTCTCAGCCAATTATCACCAAAGTATCAATACATTATCATAATAGTcttaatacatatattataatgataacaactaatttattttttgaaaattaaaaaaaataggtaaAAACAGTTAATTATCTTGAGGAATATATAAATTGTTGAAGCGAAACGATTTTTGATAAATGTTTAGTTGTTCTTCAGATTTATAACTGAATCCGGTTGGTTATTTTGAAATCGCGAACTTGAAATCGAGAGCTTAAAGACGAGCTTTCAGAGAGAGAAATttgaagagagagaaaaggaaGTCTCGTTGTTGTGAGTGAATTTGTCAGCTGGGAGAAAGGTGAGAGTCAAAAGtcaaaaataatactccctccatcccatttaagaagggacatatcccatttttatttgtcccacttaagaaggccatatcgtgttttttgtgccaatttatatgaattttccttttctacccccttttctctttccataatCAATGATATTAGTctatacacaaaatacaacactatcataaataggggtaaaataagaaaacactattataattaatgcttttttaatatatgtgaaaaagtcatttgtcccttcttaaacggaacggagggagtatatttttgaggtaattttaatattttttccgtgttgaggtattttattatattattttcttattttaaaaattccaaatttttCTCTTGATTTCAACCCATCATCATTTTTTCCTTGATTCCACCGTCACCATCTAACAGTCTTCTCCAAATTTAAGTACTGAACTTGCCTCCATAGCCACTCAACCCGTagctttttcttcttctttggtctttcctttcattttctttattttttattatcatataattacttttaaatatgAATGAAGATAAACAGAATGTTGGTGAGTTTAAAAATAACAActtattgtgtttttatttataattattatagttttatttgtttaaaaattaattttaatttgtgatGGAGCTTGAAAGCATGGTTTGTGACTATTTCTTCTATCTAGGGACGCCTGGTTATTAACAGAAACGGTATTTTCAAATCTAACCACCATCACAATCTTCAATTCGTGTTATTTACTTATCCTCATCAGAAAACAAAATACCCTATTGTTGTctactgtttcttttttagtttttttttatgaaaaatatatatcatttttataCTCTAACCTCATCTGGGTTTCCATACTATGacctgattttttttaattactttgTAAAAAACAAATTACGTTCTTGAAGcgaaatacaaatttatttttagtagtcAAAACCAACTCAATACGTATAATCTCAGTTTAATACTGCCAAGATATACATTAATTACATATTTCTGGGTGGATTTCTATTTTTGGAGGTTGTTATTGTGGTGGTGGATCGGAGGAGGCGGCATGGCTGGACAGAGATAGGTGAATTATTGAGCGGAGGTTGATAATAGAATTTCCTCATAGACATTAGATAGAAACTTTCAAGAGCAAACAAGAAACAATATGTGTGTTTGGATAGGTGGCCGTTGTTTGCTGAAGAAAGGTTCCTCCTGCTGATGAGTTtgagaaagaaaataatgaaagagAAGAGGTCTACTCAGCATGTTTTTTGACTTAAAATTTGCCATGTCaccattaatataaaaatataattatcatgtcattatttattaaaaaaaatatatgttatcaCTCGTTTTCTCTTTCCACTCTCACTAACGGAGAGTGCGACACACTCTCGATTTTCCATCCACGTAagagtgtaaatatttgattttgcTAAGTACAGGGATCTCCGCGTATACAACTTTGCGTTAGGGACATATCGCACAAAAAATGTAAAGTAGGGGCTTCCGTATGAGTTTTGCcacattttaatgaggtgttatgatatgattggtttaCCACGGATAACATAATAAACTGAGCCTATATAAGAACTAGTCGTAACCCGTGCATTTGCACGgaatctaattaataattatattttaaaaatatattcatacaAATAATGGCtagaatatatattttaaaatttataaaaggataaataaatgttttattcaATGTGAAAAACTAATGAGAATTAcctatctttttttaaaaaataaatgaataaatattttatttaaatttaaatttcatgaaAATACTTACCATTTTTTATTCAAGTTGGAACACTAAAGagaattatctattaataacaactattcaatttaaaaaattaataagaattacctatcaataattttaaaaaataattaaataagtgttttatttaaatttaagttttatgaaaatGCTTACCATTAGTATTATATTCAAGTTGAAACGCTAATAAGATTTATCTAttaataacaatttttaaatattttatttaaattgtgaaTTTATAAAAGTGCTTCTTTGATCCTTCCAATTATATATTCAATGAATTTTGTAATTGCAATGGcattagaaatttaatattttaccaATAGAAATCATATGCAATAAAGAGTATGTAGATCAATCTTATAAACACGTACTAATCATGAATTTATCAAATTGTCACCCAAGCAATGCTATTAATTTACCAAATAACCAGTATTTGGCTCAGCATTTAAAAAGATTCCAATcccttataaattttaaatcactGTCAATTTTAAAACTCCAACACTCTTGTAATTATAAAccaaaaacaaataattattaattatatatatgaatatgTATGTAGAGAGAGACCTGATTTAGACAAATAGTAGATTCTTGTGTCTAGATAAGCAATTATCTTGATACTAAATGCTACTACTAATAAGCAATATATATATCAATCGTATTTTCTGGAAAGAGAAAAAAGTTTAAGAAAAAAGGAtaatttttgatgaataatattAATCCAGTTGATAATCAATAATCTGGAATGAATATGAGAAAAAATCAACTTGTGCACATATGAATGTTTTTGTTATCAAATGTAGcatatatattgataaaaatatcaaaatatatcataaatcaactattacaaaaattaaaaattaaattaaagctGAGTTATTGATCTATTAAAACTAgaataacataataaaaattaaggataaaattttaacatcgccaatattttgataaattcaaGTTTAAAAATTTTCGAGCATTATTTGTATATACCTTAGAATTATGTCATCACCGTATTTCATTTCCAATACACTGTTTATCGATGAAATTTACCTCATAAATACATATACATaggaattaataaaaaaagatgaaagcaagaactaattaaaaaaactttctAATGCCAGCAATAAATGTTTATTCATttaggttttaaaaattaaaacaatatgtATGCAAATACAAATAATAAGCTATCATATTctaaaaacaaaactaattgCTCCAATGATGCCAGAAAAAGGAATCAGGTCTATTATAAGAAACAACAATATCTatataaaaatgtttataacgtatTTAATTAACAACAATGCATGCATGAAATCACCTTTTACAGCCATCTTCCTTGCCTTTCTTGATGATGtttgatttcttttaaatcaCCGGTTGTTATTCAGGTTTTGTATTTCTTTTAGGTATATGAGTTGGACTTAAATTAGGAAGCTTAAGTTATTATcacatttatatttaaattaattaattaaaataaaataaatagtttaaaaaaattggagacGATTTCTTTTAGGTTTATGAGTTGGACTTAAATTAGGAAGCTTAAGTGATTATcacatttatatttaaattaattaattaaagtaaaataaaaagttttaaaaaattggagaCTACAAAAATGCTCTATTTTGTGAGATTCAATGTGAGCGTTCTATTTTATGAGAATCAATGAGAACActttatttggtgagaatcaatgagaggccTCCATttgtcctctcaattatataagtatatagatttCTCTCATTTGTCATATACTTGAGATATCGGTTTTGGagtattaatttcaaattttttttttttttacgtttcatatcttttttataaatttatttattcttctgtatttttagtgtttttatggtgttttttcCTATGatgttttatagtgttttttatagtgtatttctatGATTTTTTCCGTATAAATTggagttttttttatctaaataacTAACAttcaacaattttttatttttatacggCTC is part of the Mercurialis annua linkage group LG3, ddMerAnnu1.2, whole genome shotgun sequence genome and encodes:
- the LOC126672391 gene encoding uncharacterized protein LOC126672391, with protein sequence MELLRGKPENSFAQLPRYFYMIQQTNLGSVVMLKKDENNSFLYAFMSLKASISGWNHCIPIMIVDGTFLKSPYGGKIFPLAFAVTDSENDASWNWFFTNIKSVFGIREEMCIISDRHDSIKKAIESVFEGEVQHDICIYHLLNNVKYKFKKKNKKIKDLFMAAARAYTKTEFKIHMDKLHKTSPKLTEYLNGVGLKKWAVSQFVNKRYNILTSNTTESFNAAVNRARELPVTMLMEYLRNLVQRWSCKNKNLAKETFTKLSTKYETLFRENYLESMELKVDGTSDEYIFSVINLGSTFTVNMKDMTCTCNKFQVDMLPCRHASAVCYDKHQDPHEYCSNYFTNEEMLATYEEVVYPVDKEDTWDIPTEVENYIILPSVGRIKAGKPKKRRIKGAVEQQTQNRCTWCRAYGHNRKTCRNMPKKK